The Mustela lutreola isolate mMusLut2 chromosome 3, mMusLut2.pri, whole genome shotgun sequence genome includes a region encoding these proteins:
- the GMPPA gene encoding mannose-1-phosphate guanyltransferase alpha isoform X1: MLKAVILIGGPQKGTRFRPLSFEVPKPLFPVAGVPMIQHHIEACAQVPGMQEILLIGFYQPDEALTRFLEAAQQEFNLPIRYLQEFVPLGTGGGLYHFRDQILAGGPEAFFVLNADVCSDFPLTAMLDSYRHQPHPFLLLGTTANRTQSLNYGCIVENPQTHEVLHYVEKPSTFVSDIINCGIYLFSPEALKPLRDVFQRNQQDGQLEDSSGLWPGAGTIRLEQDVFSALAGQGQIYVHLTDGIWSQIKSAGSALYASRLYLGQYQLTHPERLAKHTPGGPRIRGNVYIHPTAKVAPSAVKGLDSGFSKAPRAYGICSSPQLGPNVSIGEGVTVGEGVRLRESIVLHGATLQEHTCVLHTIVGWGSTVGRWARVEGTPNDPNPNDPRAHMDSESLFKDGKLLPAITILGCRVRIPAEVLILNSIVLPHKELSRSFTNQIIL; this comes from the exons ATGCTCAAAGCTGTGATCCTGATTGGAGGCCCTCAAAAGG ggacCCGCTTCAGGCCTTTGTCTTTTGAGGTGCCCAAACCCCTGTTTCCAGTAGCGGGGGTGCCTATGATCCAGCATCACATTGAGGCCTGTGCCCAG GTCCCTGGGATGCAGGAGATTCTGCTCATTGGCTTCTATCAGCCTGACGAGGCCCTTACCCGATTTCTAGAGGCTGCTCAGCAGGAGTTTAACCTCCCCATCAG GTACCTGCAGGAATTTGTGCCCCTGGGCACAGGAGGTGGTCTCTACCATTTCCGGGACCAGATCCTGGCCGGGGGCCCCGAGGCCTTCTTTGTGCTCAACGCTGATGTCTGCTCCGACTTCCCCTTGACTGCTATGTTGGATTCCTATAGACACCAGCCTCACCCTTTCTTGCTCCTTGGCACCACG GCTAACAGGACACAGTCCCTCAACTATGGCTGTATTGTAGAGAACCCACAGACACACGAG GTCCTGCACTATGTGGAGAAACCCAGCACCTTTGTTAGTGACATCATCAACTGTGGCATCTACCTCTTCTCCCCGGAAGCCCTGAAGCCCCTTCGGGATGTCTTCCAGCGTAACCAGCAGGATGGGCAACT GGAGGACTCCTCAGGCCTGTGGCCAGGGGCAGGCACCATCCGCCTAGAGCAGGACGTGTTCTCCGCCCTGGCTGGGCAGGGCCAGATCTATGTGCACCTCACTGACGGGATCTGGAGCCAGATCAAGTCCGCAGG CTCAGCCCTCTATGCCTCCCGCCTCTACCTGGGTCAGTACCAGCTCACTCACCCAGAACGCCTGGCCAAGCACACTCCCGGGGGTCCACGAATCCGAG GAAACGTTTACATCCACCCCACAGCTAAGGTGGCCCCATCAGCCGTG AAGGGGCTGGATTCTGGTTTCTCCAAGGCCCCCAGGGCTTATGGGATCTGTTCCTCTCCACAGCTGGGCCCCAATGTCTCCATCGGGGAGGGGGTGACCGTGGGCGAGGGCGTGCGGCTCCGAGAGAGCATTGTCCTCCATGGGGCCACGCTGCAG GAGCACACGTGTGTCCTGCACACCATTGTGGGCTGGGGGAGCACTGTGGGGCGCTGGGCCCGTGTGGAGGGTACTCCCAATGACCCCAATCCCAACGACCCCCGAGCGCATATGGATAGTGAGAGCCTCTTCAAGGACGGGAAGCTGCTGCCTGCCATCACCATCCTAG GCTGCCGCGTCCGGATCCCTGCTGAGGTGCTCATCCTGAACTCGATTGTTCTGCCACACAAGGAGCTGAGCCGCAGCTTCACCAACCAGATCATCCTCTGA
- the SPEGNB gene encoding SPEG neighbor protein → MSKATSAKKTAAAAPPPGCTLDINDPQVQSAAIRIQASYRGHRSRKELREKGPPRVLEPLKDVVLIEGSAAKLTCRISAFPDPFIRWSKDGKELRDGPKYRYVFEDPDVVALVVRDGELADLGQYSINVTNPFGQCSDSARILVEVPAKIQKGPDNTKARKGATVTLTAEIMGEPAPDVGWTKDGEDIEEDDRVFFEIGSTTTTLTIRRATAQDSGKYEVYVENSLGMDQSFARVDVA, encoded by the exons ATGTCCAAGGCAACTTCCGCCAAAAAAACAGCGGCTGCGGCCCCACCTCCGGGATGTACCCTGGATATCAACGACCCCCAGGTCCAGAGCGCGGCCATTCGCATCCAGGCCTCTTACCGGGGCCATAG GTCCCGGAAGGAGCTTCGCGAGAAGGGGCCGCCACGAGTGCTGGAGCCGCTGAAGGACGTGGTGCTGATCGAGGGCAGCGCGGCCAAGCTGACTTGCCGCATTTCGGCTTTTCCGGACCCCTTCATCCGCTGGAGCAAAGACGGCAAGGAGCTGCGCGACGGGCCCAAGTATCGCTACGTCTTCGAGGACCCTGACGTGGTCGCCCTGGTGGTGCGCGACGGCGAGCTGGCAGACCTGGGCCAGTACAGCATCAACGTAACCAACCCCTTCGGCCAGTGCTCTGACTCGGCGCGCATCCTCGTGGAAG TCCCTGCGAAGATTCAAAAGGGACCGGATAACACTAAGGCACGCAAAGGCGCCACCGTGACGCTGACCGCGGAGATCATGGGCGAGCCTGCGCCTGACGTCGGCTGGACCAAGGACGGGGAGGACATCGAGGAGGATGACAG ggTGTTCTTCGAGATCGGCAGTACCACCACGACGCTGACCATTCGCCGGGCCACGGCCCAGGACAGCGGCAAGTACGAGGTGTACGTGGAGAACAGCCTGGGCATGGACCAGAGCTTTGCTCGCGTGGACGTGGCCTGA
- the GMPPA gene encoding mannose-1-phosphate guanyltransferase alpha isoform X2 produces MLKAVILIGGPQKGTRFRPLSFEVPKPLFPVAGVPMIQHHIEACAQVPGMQEILLIGFYQPDEALTRFLEAAQQEFNLPIRYLQEFVPLGTGGGLYHFRDQILAGGPEAFFVLNADVCSDFPLTAMLDSYRHQPHPFLLLGTTANRTQSLNYGCIVENPQTHEVLHYVEKPSTFVSDIINCGIYLFSPEALKPLRDVFQRNQQDGQLEDSSGLWPGAGTIRLEQDVFSALAGQGQIYVHLTDGIWSQIKSAGSALYASRLYLGQYQLTHPERLAKHTPGGPRIRGNVYIHPTAKVAPSAVLGPNVSIGEGVTVGEGVRLRESIVLHGATLQEHTCVLHTIVGWGSTVGRWARVEGTPNDPNPNDPRAHMDSESLFKDGKLLPAITILGCRVRIPAEVLILNSIVLPHKELSRSFTNQIIL; encoded by the exons ATGCTCAAAGCTGTGATCCTGATTGGAGGCCCTCAAAAGG ggacCCGCTTCAGGCCTTTGTCTTTTGAGGTGCCCAAACCCCTGTTTCCAGTAGCGGGGGTGCCTATGATCCAGCATCACATTGAGGCCTGTGCCCAG GTCCCTGGGATGCAGGAGATTCTGCTCATTGGCTTCTATCAGCCTGACGAGGCCCTTACCCGATTTCTAGAGGCTGCTCAGCAGGAGTTTAACCTCCCCATCAG GTACCTGCAGGAATTTGTGCCCCTGGGCACAGGAGGTGGTCTCTACCATTTCCGGGACCAGATCCTGGCCGGGGGCCCCGAGGCCTTCTTTGTGCTCAACGCTGATGTCTGCTCCGACTTCCCCTTGACTGCTATGTTGGATTCCTATAGACACCAGCCTCACCCTTTCTTGCTCCTTGGCACCACG GCTAACAGGACACAGTCCCTCAACTATGGCTGTATTGTAGAGAACCCACAGACACACGAG GTCCTGCACTATGTGGAGAAACCCAGCACCTTTGTTAGTGACATCATCAACTGTGGCATCTACCTCTTCTCCCCGGAAGCCCTGAAGCCCCTTCGGGATGTCTTCCAGCGTAACCAGCAGGATGGGCAACT GGAGGACTCCTCAGGCCTGTGGCCAGGGGCAGGCACCATCCGCCTAGAGCAGGACGTGTTCTCCGCCCTGGCTGGGCAGGGCCAGATCTATGTGCACCTCACTGACGGGATCTGGAGCCAGATCAAGTCCGCAGG CTCAGCCCTCTATGCCTCCCGCCTCTACCTGGGTCAGTACCAGCTCACTCACCCAGAACGCCTGGCCAAGCACACTCCCGGGGGTCCACGAATCCGAG GAAACGTTTACATCCACCCCACAGCTAAGGTGGCCCCATCAGCCGTG CTGGGCCCCAATGTCTCCATCGGGGAGGGGGTGACCGTGGGCGAGGGCGTGCGGCTCCGAGAGAGCATTGTCCTCCATGGGGCCACGCTGCAG GAGCACACGTGTGTCCTGCACACCATTGTGGGCTGGGGGAGCACTGTGGGGCGCTGGGCCCGTGTGGAGGGTACTCCCAATGACCCCAATCCCAACGACCCCCGAGCGCATATGGATAGTGAGAGCCTCTTCAAGGACGGGAAGCTGCTGCCTGCCATCACCATCCTAG GCTGCCGCGTCCGGATCCCTGCTGAGGTGCTCATCCTGAACTCGATTGTTCTGCCACACAAGGAGCTGAGCCGCAGCTTCACCAACCAGATCATCCTCTGA